GTTGGAGGAAATCCGATTCAAGTCATTGGGAAAAACCAAGAGAAAGAAATGGAAGCCACAGAGTGATTTTATCCTGTGGTTTCTTTGTTTCAGTCTGAATTCATGAACATTTTGCCCACCAGTTGACGCTCCAATCATCACGTGGTAGACTACATTAAATGTCGCTTTAGTTTGGTAGCAAACTAAAGCGTTGTATCCTAATCATTAACGAAACTAAGAATGGAACAAAAGTAAATTCTTTAGTTCTATTTGATAAAGATGGAATTAGATGTGGAGTGTGGAGAAATGAGTAAACCTAGAGTGTTTGAGAAACCAATGGGAATGAGAGATATTCTTCCTAATATATTAGAGGAAAAAAGAACTATAGAACAAAGGTTAAAAGAATGCTGTCAGGGATGGGGCTATCGGGAGATTATGACGCCTACCTTGGAGTACTTTGACACTGTTGGCGTGGCGAGCGCTACGATGGAAGATAAAATGTTTAAATTAATGGATCGAAAGGGTAATACATTGGTCCTTCGTCCGGATATGACGGCCCCCATTGCCAGGGTGGTGGCTTCTTTACTAAAGGAAGAGCCTTTTCCCATTCGCTTGATGTATCAGGGAAATGTATTTCGCAGACAGGAGAAGGAGGCAGGGAGAAATGCCGAATTTCCTCAGACTGGGGTGGAATTGATTGGGGACGGAACTGCTGAAGCAGATGGGGAAGTGATTGCCCTTTGTGTTACTGCCCTAAAAGAAGTGCAGGTTCCGTATTTTCAAATTGCCGTGGGACATGTTGGCTTTATAGACGGGTTATTGGAAGAAACGGTTAAACATGAAGATATCCGTTCAGAATTAAAGGAACAATTGGTAAAAAGGGATTACGTGGGCTACCGGAAACAAATCTCCCAATTGCCGATTTCTGCCCAGGATAAGGAACGGCTGCATCAACTTCTGCATTTAAAGGGCGGAGCAGAGGTGCTTGGAAGGGCGAGAACAGTTGTGAAAAATGGAAAAGTGGAAGCAGCGTTGACTAACCTCGTACAGCTTTGGGAAGTTCTTCAATCCTATGAGGTTATTGATCACCTCATGTTTGACTTAACGATGCTCAGTCACTTGGATTATTATACGGGGATATTATTTGAAGGATATGCTGACCATCTGGGGTTTCCCATCTGCAGCGGAGGACGCTATGACGGACTATTGTCCCAGTTTAACCGCCCTGCTCCGGCTACCGGATTTGCCTTAAAGGTGGATCGGCTGCTGGAAGTGGCCCAACTGAAACCGGAAGAAAGAGGGGAAAATATATGGATTACTTTTCTTCCTGGGCAAAGAAAAACGGCTATTCAAACAGCCAGCCAACTAAGAAGGAAAGGGAATAAAGTGACTCTTCAGCTTGTTCATTCAACTCAACCATCGCTGAAAAGAGAGGGAGTGGACCGTTATATTCATATGGAACAGGGGGAGATGGGGGATGAATAGCCGATTAACCATTGCGATGCCTAAGGGTAGAATTTTTTCTGAAGCGGTTGATCTCCTTCGGAAATCAGGGTTATCTATTCCCGAGGATTTTCATGAAGACACAAGGAAACTGATTATCTCCTTTGACGAATTAGATATCGATTTCTTCCTAGCAAAGCCGGCAGATGTTCCCACCTATGTGGAATATGGCGTGGCGGATGTTGGGGTTGTGGGGAAAGATGTTCTCCTTGAAGAGGATCGGGATGTCTATGAGTTGCTGGATTTGGGAATCAGCCGGTGCAGAATGTCAGTGGCTGGCCTAGCTGACTGGACTCCCACCTTTTCTCCCAGGGTGGCGACAAAATATCCTCGGATCGCCTCCAGATATTTTCGGGAGCAGGGGCAGCAGGTAGAAGTAATTAAGCTAAATGGGTCAGTAGAGCTGGCTCCATTAATCGGTTTGGCTGACCGGATTGTGGATATTGTTTCTACGGGGCGGACCCTTCAGGAAAATGGTCTGATCGAGCTGGAGCATATTACCGATATTACCACCCGCCTGATTGCAAACCGGGTAAGCTACCGGATGAAAAATAAAGAAATCGAAGAGATTTATCAGCGTTTTTCTAAAGTGATTGGGGTGAATCAAGAATGTCAATAAAAATCGTGACCAAGGAACAGCTTCAAACCAAAAGGGATGTAGAGACTGGGACAGAAGAGCAAAGGGCGGCTGTCTTAACCATCTTAAATCAGGTGAAAAAAGAGGGGGATCAGGCACTTTTCGAGTATACCCGGCAATTTGACGGGGTTTCTTTATCCTCGCTCAAAATTCCATCAGATCTGATGGAGCGGGCAGCGGAATCTGTTTCTCCTTCTTTTTATGAAGGGCTAAAAGAGGCGGCAAACAACATTCGCCAATTTCATGAGCAGCAAAAACGACTCTCCTGGATGGATTCAAGACCGACGGGAACCATCTTAGGTCAGCTGATCCAGCCCCTGAATCGGGTAGGGTTGTATGTTCCCGGCGGAACAGCCGCTTATCCCTCATCCGTGTTGATGAACGCCATTCCAGCACAAGTAGCAGGGGTGAAGGAGATTGTGATGGTTACCCCACCATCGAAGGAAGGGGCCGTTTCAGCAGGGGTTTTGGCAGCTTGTCATCTCTTGGGAATCAAAGAAGTGTATTCGATTGGCGGTGCCCAAGCGATTGCGGCTCTTGCTTATGGTACGGAGACGATTCAGCCTGTGGATAAAATTGTAGGACCAGGAAATATCTATGTGGCTTTAGCCAAAAGGGAAGTTTTTGGAGTGGTAGATATCGATATGGTGGCTGGGCCCAGTGAAATTGTGGTGGTAGCCGATGAAGGGGCAAATCCCCGCTATGTGGCTGCCGACCTCTTATCCCAGGCAGAACATGATGTCATGGCCTCAGCCGTTTGCATTACGACATCCCCTTCTTTGGCAGAGGCAGTTAAACAGGCCATAGAAGAACAACTGTCCAACCTGCCTAGGAAGGAGATTGCATTACAATCCCTCTTAAACTACGGAGCAATTTGTGTGGTGAAGGATATTGAAGAGGCATTGGAGGTTGTGAACCAACTGGCCCCGGAACATTTGGAGTTGATGGTATCCAGTCCCTTCAATCTATTGGGAAAAGTGAAAAATGCCGGAGCCATTTTCTTAGGTTCATACAGTTCCGAGCCTGTGGGCGACTACTTTGCCGGACCCAACCATGTCCTGCCGACCAATGGAACCGCGAGATTTTCCTCACCCCTCAACGTGGACGATTTTGTGAAAAAATCAAGCCTCATATATTATAGTAAGGAAGATCTGCTCGAACACGGAGAAAAAATTATCACGATGGCTGAAGTGGAAGGTTTAGAGGCCCATGCCAATGCCATTCGAATTCGACTGGAAGAAGAAGGGGCGGGAAAAGATGAATAGAAGAGAAGCGGTGATCAAACGGAAAACCAATGAAACGGATATTCAATTATCCTTTTGCATTGATGGGGAAGGAAAAGGTAAATTGGAGACCGGGGTCCCATTTTTAACCCATATGCTGGATTTATTTACTAAACATGGACATTTTGATTTATTTGTGGAAGCAGTTGGAGATACCCATATTGATGATCATCATACCGTTGAGGATATTTCCATCTGTTTGGGACAGGCGTTATATAAAGCGTTAGGAGATAAAAAGGGAATTAAACGATATGGAAATGCCTTTGTTCCCATGGATGAGTCTCTGGCCCAAGTGGTGGTCGATTTAAGCAACCGTCCCCATTTGGAATACAGGGCTCAGTATCCCTCATCACAAGTAGGCCAATTTCAGACGGAATTGGTTCATGAATTTCTATGGAAATTGGCTCTCGAGGCAAGGATGAATCTTCATGTCATTTTGCACTACGGGTCAAATACCCATCACATGATTGAATCTATCTTTAAGGCTTTGGGCAGGGCGTTGGATGAGGCTACTTCTTTTGACCCAAGGGTAAAGGGCATACCATCGACAAAGGGGATGCTGTGAAGATTATGATAGGAATTATAGATTATGGTATGGGAAATTTGCATAGCGTAAGTAAAGCCATCGAAAGGCTGGGATATCAATATATCATATCCGGCAATAAAGAGGAGTTGGGTAACGCAAGCACTCTCCTTTTGCCCGGCGTTGGTGCCTTTGGCGATGCCATGGACAATTTGAACCGGTTGGAATTAACAGAGGAGATTATTGAAAGGGCTGTTAAGGGAACTCCTATTTTGGGAATTTGTTTGGGGATGCAGCTTTTATTTGAACAGAGCGAAGAGTATGGGATCCATCAGGGACTTGGGTTACTTCCCGGGAAGGTGGTAAGGTTTCAAGGGGATTACAAAATACCACACATGGGATGGAATCAGCTTCATTTTTTACAAAGAGAACATCCCCTGTTAACAGGCCTGGAAGAGGGGCATGTCTATTTTGTCCATTCCTACTACGTAAAGACAGAAAACAGGGGGATCCTTCTGGCTGCTGCTCAATATCATCAGGAAGTACCTGCAGTTGTCGGTCGGGGACGCATCATTGGGATGCAGTTTCATCCTGAGAAAAGTTCAGCAATGGGCATGGCCCTTCTGAAGAGGTTTTTGGAGGAGAGTGAAGTGGGGGTATGGGCATGACAAATTTTACAATTTATCCGGCCATTGATATCCGGGGGGGACAATGCGTCAGATTACTTCAGGGAGATTACAACCAGGAAACGGTTTACGGCACACCGGTTGAAATGGCGGAACGCTGGGTGAGTGAAGGAGCCCATTGGCTTCATTTGGTAGACTTGGATGGGGCCAAGGAAGGGAAACCAGTAAATGGAGAGGTGATCAAAAAGATTGCTTCCGGTTTCTCTATTCCCGTCCAGGTGGGGGGAGGTATCCGATCCATGGAGACCATCACGGATTATTTGGAGTCAGGAGTTTCAAGGGTGATCCTTGGTACCTCAGCCATTGAAAATCGCCCCTTTGTGGAAGAGGCGTTAAAAAGATACGGGGAAAAGGTGGCCATTGGAATTGATGCCAGAAATGGATGGGTAGCCACGAGGGGGTGGCTGGAGACCTCTGAAATGAAGGCAGAGGAACTGGCACTTTCTTTAATTTCTGTTGGGGCTGAAGTATTTATTTATACAGATATTTCTAGGGACGGGACCTTACAGGGTCCTAATATCGAGGCGATGGTTCAATTGGCCAAAACCACAAAAAAACAAGTGATTGCTTCAGGGGGAGTGAGCCAACTCACTGATCTTCAGCAGTTGGCTTCCTTCTCAGATGAGGGAGTTTCTGGAGCCATTGTTGGGAAGGCATTATATACGGGACAATTTACGTTAAAAAATGCCTTATTGGAATTGGGGGCATCAAGATGATCACGAAGAGGATTATCCCTTGTTTGGACGTAAAAGAAGGTAGGGTTGTAAAAGGGGTTAGTTTTGTCAATCTGCGGGATGCCGGAGATCCCGTTGAACTGGCAGCCCTTTATGACAAGGAAGGTGCCGACGAATTGGTATTCCTTGATATTTCTGCCTCCCATGAAGGGCGTAAAACGATGATTGATGTGGTGGAAAGGACGGCAGGAGAAATTACCATCCCTTTTACTGTTGGAGGAGGAATTAACAGCATAGGGGATATGAGAAATATACTTCGGGCCGGAGCTGATAAGGTGTCCCTTAACACGGCAGCGGTAATCCG
This sequence is a window from Microaerobacter geothermalis. Protein-coding genes within it:
- a CDS encoding ATP phosphoribosyltransferase regulatory subunit, whose amino-acid sequence is MSKPRVFEKPMGMRDILPNILEEKRTIEQRLKECCQGWGYREIMTPTLEYFDTVGVASATMEDKMFKLMDRKGNTLVLRPDMTAPIARVVASLLKEEPFPIRLMYQGNVFRRQEKEAGRNAEFPQTGVELIGDGTAEADGEVIALCVTALKEVQVPYFQIAVGHVGFIDGLLEETVKHEDIRSELKEQLVKRDYVGYRKQISQLPISAQDKERLHQLLHLKGGAEVLGRARTVVKNGKVEAALTNLVQLWEVLQSYEVIDHLMFDLTMLSHLDYYTGILFEGYADHLGFPICSGGRYDGLLSQFNRPAPATGFALKVDRLLEVAQLKPEERGENIWITFLPGQRKTAIQTASQLRRKGNKVTLQLVHSTQPSLKREGVDRYIHMEQGEMGDE
- the hisG gene encoding ATP phosphoribosyltransferase; translation: MNSRLTIAMPKGRIFSEAVDLLRKSGLSIPEDFHEDTRKLIISFDELDIDFFLAKPADVPTYVEYGVADVGVVGKDVLLEEDRDVYELLDLGISRCRMSVAGLADWTPTFSPRVATKYPRIASRYFREQGQQVEVIKLNGSVELAPLIGLADRIVDIVSTGRTLQENGLIELEHITDITTRLIANRVSYRMKNKEIEEIYQRFSKVIGVNQECQ
- the hisD gene encoding histidinol dehydrogenase, which translates into the protein MKIVTKEQLQTKRDVETGTEEQRAAVLTILNQVKKEGDQALFEYTRQFDGVSLSSLKIPSDLMERAAESVSPSFYEGLKEAANNIRQFHEQQKRLSWMDSRPTGTILGQLIQPLNRVGLYVPGGTAAYPSSVLMNAIPAQVAGVKEIVMVTPPSKEGAVSAGVLAACHLLGIKEVYSIGGAQAIAALAYGTETIQPVDKIVGPGNIYVALAKREVFGVVDIDMVAGPSEIVVVADEGANPRYVAADLLSQAEHDVMASAVCITTSPSLAEAVKQAIEEQLSNLPRKEIALQSLLNYGAICVVKDIEEALEVVNQLAPEHLELMVSSPFNLLGKVKNAGAIFLGSYSSEPVGDYFAGPNHVLPTNGTARFSSPLNVDDFVKKSSLIYYSKEDLLEHGEKIITMAEVEGLEAHANAIRIRLEEEGAGKDE
- the hisB gene encoding imidazoleglycerol-phosphate dehydratase HisB, with translation MNRREAVIKRKTNETDIQLSFCIDGEGKGKLETGVPFLTHMLDLFTKHGHFDLFVEAVGDTHIDDHHTVEDISICLGQALYKALGDKKGIKRYGNAFVPMDESLAQVVVDLSNRPHLEYRAQYPSSQVGQFQTELVHEFLWKLALEARMNLHVILHYGSNTHHMIESIFKALGRALDEATSFDPRVKGIPSTKGML
- the hisH gene encoding imidazole glycerol phosphate synthase subunit HisH; amino-acid sequence: MIGIIDYGMGNLHSVSKAIERLGYQYIISGNKEELGNASTLLLPGVGAFGDAMDNLNRLELTEEIIERAVKGTPILGICLGMQLLFEQSEEYGIHQGLGLLPGKVVRFQGDYKIPHMGWNQLHFLQREHPLLTGLEEGHVYFVHSYYVKTENRGILLAAAQYHQEVPAVVGRGRIIGMQFHPEKSSAMGMALLKRFLEESEVGVWA
- the hisA gene encoding 1-(5-phosphoribosyl)-5-[(5-phosphoribosylamino)methylideneamino]imidazole-4-carboxamide isomerase — protein: MGMTNFTIYPAIDIRGGQCVRLLQGDYNQETVYGTPVEMAERWVSEGAHWLHLVDLDGAKEGKPVNGEVIKKIASGFSIPVQVGGGIRSMETITDYLESGVSRVILGTSAIENRPFVEEALKRYGEKVAIGIDARNGWVATRGWLETSEMKAEELALSLISVGAEVFIYTDISRDGTLQGPNIEAMVQLAKTTKKQVIASGGVSQLTDLQQLASFSDEGVSGAIVGKALYTGQFTLKNALLELGASR